A genomic window from Colletotrichum destructivum chromosome 7, complete sequence includes:
- a CDS encoding Putative galactose-1-phosphate uridyl transferase, class I, HIT-like superfamily — protein sequence MPENILDDISHRRYNPLKDTWLLVSPHRTKRPWQGQQEGPSTTKLPEYDPKCYLCPRNPRAAGDSNPDYKNTFVFVNDYSAVKEEQAEYKPEIESNDLASSLLRAEAATGKCYVLTFSEKHHVTLADMTTQEIAPVIDVWTHIYASHLSPSNPLSEVAAALDLPAATPESSVPPPKQSLRYMQIFENKGAAMGCSNPHPHCQVWTTSTMPEEPGTELAQMAKYRHQHAGRHLLADYVKVELEKKERTVFENEHFLVVVPWWGVWPFEVLVLPKRHVRALVDLSAEERLQFAEAIQEVARRYDNLFETHFPYSSGIHQAPLDATEEEAENSYLHMHFYPPLLRSATVRKFLVGYELMAEPQRDITPEQAAARLRGTGGELYRKTIQ from the exons ATGCCCGAGAAtatcctcgacgacatctccCACAGACGGTACAACCCGTTGAAGGACACCTGGCTGCTGGTCTCTCCCCACCGGACCAAGCGCCCCTGGCA AGGTCAGCAAGAGGGGCCGTCCACCACGAAGCTTCCCGAATACGACCCCAAG TGCTACCTCTGCCCTCGAAACCCCAGAGCGGCCGGTGATTCGAACCCGGACTACAAGAACACTTTTGTTTTCGTCAACGACTACAGTGCCGTAaaggaggagcaggccgagTACAAGCCGGAGATTGAAAGCAATG ACCTCgcgtcgtcgctgctgcgCGCCGAAGCGGCCACGGGCAAATGCTATGTCCTCACCTTCTCCGAGAAGCATCAcgtcaccctcgccgacatgACGACCCAAGAGATCGCCCCCGTCATCGACGTATGGACGCACATCTACGCCTCCCACCTCTCCCCCTCGAACCCGCTCTCCGAGGTTGCCGCTGCGCTCGACCTGCCCGCCGCGACCCCCGAGAGCAGCGTGCCGCCCCCCAAGCAAAGCCTGCGGTACATGCAGATTTTCGAAAACAAAGGCGCCGCCATGGGTTGCTCAAATCCGCACCCGCACTGCCAGGTCTGGACGACGTCAACGATGCCCGAGGAGCCTGGCACGGAGCTGGCGCAAATGGCCAAGTACCGCCACCAGCATGCCGGACGGCACTTGCTGGCCGACTACGTCAAGGTCGAGCTGGAAAAGAAGGAGCGCACTGTGTTCGAGAACGAGCACTTCCTGGTGGTCGTCCCCTGGTGGGGTGTGTGGCCGTTTGAGGTTTTGGTTCTGCCCAAGAGGCACGTCCGCGCCCTCGTGGACCTGTCCGCCGAGGAGCGATTGCAGTTTGCCGAGGCCATTCAGGAAGTCGCGAGGAGATACGACAATCTGTTCGAGACGCACTTCCCCTACA GCTCTGGTATTCACCAAGCACCCCTCGATGCTACCGAAGAGGAGGCTGAAAACAGCTACCTCCACATGCACTTCTATCCGCCTCTGCTCCGCTCTGCTACCGTGCGCAAGTTCCTTGTTGGTTACGAGCTGATGGCCGAGCCCCAGCGCGACATTACCCCCGAACAGGCGGCTGCCCGCCTCAGGGGTACCGGCGGCGAATTGTACCGCAAGACAATCCAGTAA
- a CDS encoding Putative Zinc finger, ZZ-type, SANT/Myb domain, SWIRM domain, Homeobox-like domain superfamily has translation MGVIRKKTVTRGGEGGVKYHCDICSVDITSTVRIRCAHSSCNEYDLCVQCFSQGKSSSNHKPESHPYRVIEQNSFPIFDRDWGADEELLLLEGAEIYGLGSWADIADHIGGFRHKDEVRDHYLKVYVDSPRFPLPKRCSPNDMDLANEISREDFQAKKKRRIEERKEAAKNAPTLQPKTKPTASVPSCHEIQGYMPGRLEFETEYANEAEEAVQLMQFDPGDGLNPRTGELEPEMELKLTVMDIYNCRLTQRVDRKKVVFEHNLLEYRENTKVEKKRSKEERDLLNKAKPFARMMNHDDFESLCQGLIDELNLRQAIQQLQEWRSVRIGDLRSGEKYETEKAQRAQKAIPMGSMDRDRLASAQRSKAAAVPDPPSGAALLVAPELPIRSAPAPDGTNGTIPPKESNGDSNPQANGALNGASTNGTVVVANGVAPSGPVTRQKYMAAALPGVTPLQLTQDGAPDLHLLTPEEAKLCEVVRLQPKPYLMIKEQILKEALKTNGTLKKKQAKEICRLDSQKGGRIFDFFINAGWVGRA, from the exons ATGGGAGTCATAAGAAAGAAGACCGTCACACGgggtggcgagggcggtgtCAAATATCATTGCGACATCTGTTCTGTAGACATCACTTCAACA GTACGCATCAGATGTGCACACTCTTCTTGCAACGAATACGACCTATGCGTCCAATGCTTCTCTCAAGGGAAGTCTAGCTCGAACCACAAGCCCGAATCACATCCATACCGAGTCATCGAACAGAACTCGTTCCCCATCTTCGACCGCGACTGGGGTGCCGACGAAGAACTATTACTGCTTGAGGGCGCGGAGATATACGGCCTGGGATCATGGgccgacatcgccgaccacATTGGCGGCTTTCGCCACAAAGATGAAGTGCGGGACCACTATCTCAAAGTCTACGTCGACTCACCACGATTCCCGCTGCCGAAACGATGTAGTCCTAACGACATGGATCTTGCGAACGAGATCTCTAGGGAAGATTtccaggccaagaagaagcgcaggATAGAGGAGCGGAAAGAAGCCGCTAAGAACGCACCCACATTACAGCccaagacgaagccgacTGCTTCGGTACCGTCCTGCCACGAAATCCAGGGCTACATGCCTGGGCGCTTGGAGTTCGAGACCGAATacgccaacgaggccgaagaagcAGTGCAGCTCATGCAGTTCGACCCAGGTGATGGCCTGAATCCCCGGACGGGGGAGCTGGAGCCGGAAATGGAGCTGAAGCTTACGGTCATGGACATTTACAACTGCCGTTTGACGCAGCGTGTGGACAGGAAAaaggtcgtcttcgaacACAATCTGTTGGAGTACCGTGAAAATACAAAGgtggaaaagaagaggagcaaggaagagagggaccTCCTTAACAAGGCGAAGCCTTTTGCCCGGATGATGAACCACGACGACTTTGAGAGTCTGTGCCAGGGCCTGATCGATGAGCTCAATCTGCGGCAGGCCATCCAGCAGCTTCAGGAATGGCGCAGCGTGCGCATAGGTGACCTGCGCAGTGGCGAGAAATACGAAACGGAGAAGGCGCAGCGAGCGCAAAAAGCGATACCCATGGGATCTATGGATAGGGACCGATTGGCTTCGGCACAGCGGTCTAAGGCAGCCGCTGTGCCGGATCCCCCGAGCGGCGCCGCCTTGCTTGTTGCACCTGAGCTGCCCATTCGGTCGGCGCCCGCTCCTGACGGCACCAACGGCACTATTCCGCCAAAGGAATCCAACGGAGACAGCAACCCTCAGGCCAACGGCGCTCTCAACGGGGCCTCTACTAATGGCACGGTCGTCGTTGCTAACGGCGTGGCTCCCTCTGGCCCTGTTACACGGCAGAAGTACATGGCCGCGGCCCTGCCCGGTGTCACGCCTCTCCAGCTCACACAGGATGGCGCACCAGACTTACATCTCCTCACGCCGGAGGAAGCCAAGCTCTGTGAAGTGGTGCGGTTGCAGCCGAAGCCGTACCTTATGATCAAAGAACAGATTCTCAAAGAGGCTCTCAAGACCAACGGCACCCttaagaagaagcaggctAAGGAGATCTGCAGACTTGACTCACAGAAAGGCGGGCGCATCTTCGACTTTTTTATCAACGCCGGATGGGTCGGCCGAGCGTAA
- a CDS encoding Putative short-chain dehydrogenase/reductase SDR, NAD(P)-binding domain superfamily, whose product MAGLTDNLAYVPQPVQLLLAGIGALFLTSKALSYVKFLLGVFLLSGTSLRKYGKPGTWAVVTGASDGLGKEFAYQLASKGFNLVLVSRTQSKLETLAHELEAKFSGKIQVKVLAMDFSRDDDADYDRLAQLVNGLDVGILINNVGQSHSIPVPFLETARSELQSIISINCLGTLKTTQVVAPIMQQRKRGLILTMGSFAGWMPTPYLATYSGSKAFLQHWSSSLAAELKPQGVDVELVLSYLITTAMSKVRRSSAMIPKPQDFVRATLSKIGSGSYQNFAYTYTPWWTHALMLWVVESTIGAAHSLAIWYNLKMHVDIRKRALKKAAREAKKQ is encoded by the exons ATGGCAGGATTGACAGATAACCTGGCCTACGTGCCCCAGCCTGTTCAGCTTCTGCTGGCTGGTATTGGTGCTCTTTTCCTTACCTCCAAGGCGTTGAGCTACGTGAAATTCCTTCTTGGAGTCTTTTTGCTCAGTGGAACTAGC CTTCGCAAGTATGGCAAGCCTGGCACCTGGGCCGTTGTAACCGGTGCAtccgacggcctcggcaaggagTTCGCCTACCAGCTCGCCAGCAAGGGTTtcaacctcgtcctcgtttCCCGAACCCAGTCGAAGCTCGAGACCCTCGCCCACGAGCTCGAGGCTAAGTTCTCGGGCAAGATCCAGGTCAAGGTGTTGGCGATGGACTTCTcgcgcgacgacgacgccgactaCGACAGGCTGGCCCAGCTCGtcaacggcctcgacgtcggcatcctcatcaacaacgTGGGCCAGAGCCACAGCATACCGGTGCCGTTCCTCGAGACGGCGCGTAGCGAGCTCCAGAGCATTATCTCCATCAACTGCCTTGGCACGCTGAAGACCACGCAGGTCGTCGCGCCCATCATGCAGCAGCGCAAGCGCGGTCTCATCCTCACCATGGGCTCCTTCGCCGGCTGGATGCCCACGCCGTACCTGGCCACCTACTCGGGTAGCAAGGCCTTCCTCCAGCACTGGAGCAGctcccttgccgccgagctcaagCCCCAGggtgtcgatgtcgagctcgTCCTCAGCTACCTCATCACGACGGCCATGAGCAAGGTCCGCCGCTCGAGCGCCATGATCCCTAAGCCCCAGGACTTTGTGCGCGCGACGCTGAGCAAAATCGGCTCCGGAAGCTACCAGAACTTTGCCTACACCTACACGCCCTGGTGGACGCACGCACTGATGCTGTGGGTTGTTGAGAGcaccatcggcgccgcccacAGCTTAGCCATCTGGTACAACCTGAAAATGCACGTTGACATCCGCAAGCGTGCGCTCAAGAAGGCTGCTCGCGAAGCCAAAAAGCAGTAG